Genomic window (Propionibacteriaceae bacterium ZF39):
GATGTATTGGGCGAGCTGTGCGCGGCTCAGATCGGTCATGGGCACGATCTTTCCATGAGCGGTCCATGAGCCGACCCCGGCCGCGCTTCGGCACGGCATCCCGGGCGACCTGTCAGCAACTACCCTTGCCCACGTGTCGAACTTCGATTTCGGTGGCGGGCAGTCCCAGGGTTATACGCCGCCGATTGCGCATCAGGTCCCGCAACAGCAGGGTCAGCAGCTGACCCAGCCCGGCCCCGGGGGTCCGCCGCAGCCTCAGCAGCCGCAGCCCGACCAGGGCGATACTGCGGGTGCGGGTGCCGGGATCACGCCGATCGGCCTGATCGCGATCCTGGTTCTGCTCCTCCTCATGCTGGGGTTGGCGTTCCTCGGCAACCGCGTGTGGCCGATCAACTCCCGCATCGACTCCGCGTGGCGCGGTGTGGACGGCGTCGCCGGCGACCTGACCAAGACCCTGCGCGGCGAGGGCTTCACCTGTTCCGACGAGAACACACTGGTCGACGAGCACTATCACCGCCTGTGCTCCCGCTATGACTCCGCCGGCAAGGTCGCGATCGAGTTCGCCGGCCCGAAGAGCGGTGAGGTCATGCGCGTGTACGCCTGGACCGACGGCCAGTGGACCCCCGAGGCCCGCGACGCCGTGGAGCGCGCCATCACCGCGAGCGTGCCCGACGCGACCTCCCAGCAGGCGGCCAGGGCGATCATCGGCAGCGGCCCCAACTCCACCCAGTCGACAAAGGGCCCGTGGGGCAGTGCCCAGTTCGTCGACGGTGTCTTCACCGTCGCCCGCACCTGGCCCGGCCCGAGCGAGTCGGCCCTCATCCCGGGCAGCGCGTCCGAGGTCAAAGCCAACGCCGAAGCCGAGGGCTATCGGTGCGATAGGGCCGAGCCGATGGTGTGCACGCGTACCGCCAACGGTGGCAACTGGAAGGTCACCGTGACCGAGTCGCCCAACCCGGCGTACCTCTCCCGCATCACCCTCGACGCCTCCGTCACCGACTCGGCCCGCATCGACCCGGGCCAGGAGCTCGAGATCGTGCTGCCCGACAGTGCAGAGCGCAACCGGATCAAGTGGTTCGTCTCGACCGCCGACGACAACACGGGCGGGGCCGGGTTCGCGAAGGGGATCGTCACCGACTATCGCGTGACCGGTAGCGGCAATGCCAAGTCGCGGGTCGTGGTCGACGCCTATACGCCGTGTCGTCCCGACCCGACCACCAACGCCCGGAGCTGCTGAGCCCTAGCCGAAGCGGGCGCGGGATCGCTCCTTCGCCTTGGCCGCTTCTTCCGCGCGATTCTTGGGCGGGGCGGTGGTGACGAGTTCGTCGACGAGCTGTCGCGTGATCTCGGTGACCGCCGCGACGGCCCGGTCGAAGGCCTCCTGATTGGTCTGGCTGGGCTTGGTCGTCCCGGCGATCTTGCGGACATACTGCAGCGCGGCCGCCGCGACTTCCTCGTCGGTCGCCGGGGGCTCGAAGTTGTGCAGGGTTCGGATGTTGCGGCACATGTTCCCAGCGTGACACGGCTCAGGCGCGGGGAAACCGGAGGGTGAAAACCGTACGCCCCGGCGCCGAGTCCACCGTCGCCGATCCGCCGTGCGCCTCCATGACGGCAGCAACAATCGCGAGGCCGAGTCCGGTGGAATCCTTCGACCGCCCGGACCGGCTCCGGGCGGCGTCCGCCCGGGTGAATCGCTCGAAGACGGAGTCCCTGATCTCCGGCGGGATGCCCGGTCCGTTGTCGGTCACCGTGACGACGACCCACGGGCCCTCCGCCCGCACGGCCATGGTCACCTCGGTCCCCGCCGGAGTGTGCCTGCCGGCATTGGCGAGGAGGTTGGCGACGACCTGATGGAACCGATGCCGGTCGACTCGGGCGACCACCGGCGTCTCGGGCACATCGATGCCCCAGTCATGGTCCGGTTCGGCAGCCTGGGCATCGCTGGTGGCATTGAGCACGATCTCGCCGACATCGACCGGGCCCAGTTCCAGGTCGGGCCTCGAATCCAGCCGGGCCAGCAACAGCAGATCCTCGACCAGATGCGACATGCGCTCCGCTTCCGCGTGCGTACGCTCCATCGCGTGCGCCGCGTCGGTCGGCAGCTCGCCCTTCATGCGGCGACCGAGTTCGGCGTACCCGAGGATGGCCGCCAACGGGTTCCGCAGCTCGTGCGAGGCGTCGGCGACGAACTGGCGTACGCGGGTCTCGCTCGCCTGGCGCGCAGCGAGCGCACCCTCGACCCGGCCGAGCAGGTGATTCAACGCCTGCCCCACGCGACCGACCTCCGAGCAGGGATCGGCATCCTCGGGCGCCACCCGCTCGCGGAGCTCGACCTCGCCCCGGCTCAGCTCCAGCCCGGAAACGCGGTTGGCCGTCCCGGCCAGCCGGTTGAGGGGGGCGAGGCTGCGGACGACGACGGTACGCAGCACGAGAGCCGCGACCGCCAGCGCAATCAGCGTCAGCGTGATGGCCAGCCCGAGCATCTCCTCGAGGGCGTGCATGACCTCGTTGAGCGGCAGCGCCACGACGCGGATCGACCCGCCGACGGGGAGCGCCATCGCCCGATAGGGCCCATAACCCTCGAGCCGCACGGTCCGGGGCGTCCCATCGGCGGGCAGCGCGACCAGTGTCCGCGCAGCGCGGACGTCGAGACGCTCCACCCCGCGGCCCGAGTCGGTCAGGATCCCCGCGAGGACCTCATCGCCATGGATGTTCAGGACGATCGTTCCGGCCGCCTGCCCGGGCGGGAGCTGGATGAACCCGTCGTCGGAGTGGTTCTGGATGCGCCGGTCCTGGCGCTGGAAGGCGGCGTCGAGTTGGCGATCGACGCTCCGCATCAGGCTCTCGCCGGTGGCGAGCAACGTGGAGGCGGAAAGACCGACGGCAACAAGGGTGACCAGCAGCACGGTGCGGACCAGCAGCCGGCGGCCGAGCGTACCCGGACCGAGGGGGGAGGGTTCGCGGGCCGGCGGGCCGGGGCTTCCGTGCTGCGCCATGTCAGGCTGCCGGGCGCAGGACATAACCCGCGCCGCGCATGGTGTGGATCATGGGCGGCCGGTTGAGGTCGATCTTCTTGCGGAGGTAGGAGATATAGAGCTCGACGACGTTGGCCTGGCCGCCGAAGTCGTAGTTCCAGACCCGATCGAGGATCTGGGCCTTCGACAGGACGCGCCGGGGATTGCGCATCAGGTAGCGCAGCAGTTCGAACTCGGTTGCGGTGAGCTGGATCTCTTCGCCGGCGCGGGACACCTCATGGGAATCCTCATCGAGGGTCAGGTCCCCGACGACCAGGACGGAATCGTCCCGGGGCAGGGTGGCGCCGGCACGCCGGAGGATCCCGCGGGTGCGGGCGATGAGCTCCTCCAGGGAGAACGGCTTGGTGACATAGTCGTCGCCGCCGGCCGTCAGGCCGTGGACCCGGTCGGCGACCTCGTCGCGGGCGGTGAGGAAGATGACGGGGACGTCCGGCTGGAACGCCCGGATGCGGCGCATGACCTCGAGACCGTCGAAGTCGGGCAGCATCATGTCGAGGACCAGGACATCGGGCTGGACCGATCGCGCGACGCGCACGGCCTCGTTGCCGGAGCCGGCCGTGGATACGTCCCAGCCCTCATAGCGCATCGCCATCGACAAAAGGTCGGTGATGCTGGCTTCGTCGTCGACGGTGAGCACCCGGATCGGGGACCCGTCGGGCCTGGTCAGGCGGTCGTCGGTGCGGGACATGTCCCCAGCGTGACACCGCTCGATGGGCTCTCGCTATGGGTTTCCTGTGAGCCGGCTGTGGAACGCGTCACGCGACGGATCAGGCCGGGCCGGAGTCGGTGGCGGGAGGTCGGCGCGTGGTGCCGAAATCGTCGTCCAGCAGGGAGTCCCCGGTGTCCTTGTTGCGCCGGAAGAGCCGGTCGATCGCCAGGCGGCCGGCGCCGAACACGGCCAGGAGCAGTGCGAGGCAGGCCTGGATCACGTTGTATTCGTAGCCACCGTTCTCCAGCCACGGGCCCCGGAACCAGCGCGTATAGGAGATCACCAGACCCTGCTGCACCACGATCGCCAGCGCCACCACGGGGGTCAGCAGGCCGAAGACCAGGAAGACACCGCCGATGATCTCGAGGAGCGTCGCTCCCCAAGCAAGAAGCTCGGGCTGGGGCGTACCGAACTGGCGGAGCCAGTCGATCTGGGCCTGCATGCCGCCCTCGCCGGTCCAGCGGCGCCACCCGCGGAACACGAGGGCCAACCCCAGTGCGACGCGTGCGATCAACAGGGCGAGATCCCGAAGGACCTGCAGGAATCCGGACATGATCAACCTTCCGTGGTGCGGTCGCGCCCAGACTAGCGACTGTTGCACCCCATCCCGTGGCGCCGAACCGCACGGAAACTCTGATGTCCCCCTAGGTAGACAACGACTATGACCCTAGGTAGAGTTCGAGCATGGAGAAGATCCGGATGTCGACGACGACGAAGCTGGTCCTGCAGGTGTTGCTGGACCACGACGAGGCCTATGGTCTCGAGATCTGCCAGGCTGCCGGCCTCGCCACGGGCACCGTGCATCCCATCCTCGCCCGCCTCGAACGCGCCGGTTGGGCGACGTCGCAGTGGGAGGACATCGACCCCAGTGCCGAGGCGCGTCCGGCGCGGCGGTATTACCGGCTGACGCCCGAGGGTGCCCCCGCCGCGACCCGCGCGCTGGCCAAGTCCCCGGCTCCCGGCGCCTCCCGCCGGATCGTCACCCCGCTCGTCGCGCCGTTCGGGTCGGCATGAGTGCGGCGGAGCGGCTGCTGGCCCTGGCGGTACGCCTGCTCCCTGCTGGGGAGCGCGAGCGCTATCGGCGCGAGTTCGCGGCCGAGGTGGCGGACCTGCCCGAGTCGGAACGGCTGGCGTACGCCCTTCGGGTCCTGATCTTCGCGCCACGCCTGCGCTGGTCGATCCACCCGGCCTCGGCGCGCGTGGCCCGTCGGGTCGTGGCGGTGGCCGGTGTGTTGACGCTCGTGTCCGGGGTCGGGGTGGCGTACGCGGTGCAGCGGGACCGCCTCATCCGGGCGCCTCTGGCAGTCGCCGACGCGCGTGGAGAGGCTCCTGTCATCAGGTGGAGCTATGCGGTCGATCCTGTTGTTGCAGGTCCTTATCGCACGTCGGCGATGGCCGGTGACGATGTGTTGGTGGTCAGTGGGTCGGATCTGGTGGGCGTCGACCCTGCTGCCGGCCGGGAGCTCTGGCGGCATGCCAAGCCCGAGCTCAACGGCCCGGTGCCGGCCGGGTCATCACCGGATGACTCGTGGCTGGGCGGCACACCCATCGCCGGGACGAACCTGATCGGCACCGAGGCGCTCGGGGGCCAGCAGTCCGTCGAGGATGGGGACGTCCGGGGCGCGCTGGTCGACGCCCGGACCGGACAGATCAGGCTGCGGGCCCGGGAGCTCGGCCTTCCTGCTGGGGCCCATGGGACCTTCGCCGGCGGCATCGTCTCGGTGGTGCCGGAGACCTTCGAGGAGTGCAGCCCCGGCGAGGTGACCCTGCGCGGCCTCGACGGCCAGGTGCGCTGGACCAGCACGGTCCGTGGCTGGCCGTCGCCCCAGGAGACCCGGGTCAGCGGGGATCTGATGTTCCTCGGCGCCGCACCGACCGGCATCGGTGATCTCCAGGCGGCGGCGGTGGTCGACGCGGCGACGGGGCGTGTCATCGATGAGACCTCCTGCGACGGTTTGCTCGGGTTCCTGCCTCGGCCCGGCGGGGGCTGGCTCCGCGTGCACGATCCGGTGGTGCGGGAGGGCGCCGGTCATCCCGGGCCATCCCGGACGCAGGCGTTCAACGCCGTCGGGGTCGAGCTCTGGTCCCGGGAGGTCCGTATCGCCCGTGTCGGCGACCTGCTCTTCGGCGTCGAGGAGGACGAACAGGGCAACGTGGTGACCGTACGCCGGCTCGATCCCGACTCGGGCCTGCCCCTCTGGGAGCACGCGATGCCTGCCGTCCGGGTGATCCCGGCCGGGGACAGGGTCGTGCTCGTTAATCGGTACGCCGACGAGAGCGGCGTGAGCATCGTCGATGCCGCAACCGGTGTGGAGACGGGCGCAGGTAGGCCCGGGTATCGCGTCGGGGAGGTCTTCGTGCACGACGGGGTCGTTCTGGTGACCGAGGACCCGATCGGGAGCGGCGAGGTGCCGCGCCCGTTCCCGGTGACGGCGTACGCCCTCGGCACGGGCGAGGAGGCCTGGCGGGTGACCTTCACGCGGGGGACCGAACTCCTGCCCGTCGGGGATCGACTGGTCCTGGTGGATCGGATCGCAGGGCTCGTCCACGGGTTGGGCTGATAGATCAGGTCAGGACCGATGGAATGCGCCGCAGAAGCAGGGTCAGCACCAGGGCCACGCCCCAGAGCACGCCCACCAGCAGGGTGACGCCCCACCAATGCGCCTGAGTCCAGGCGATTCCGGCGATGCTGCCGAAGATGGACGACCCGAGATAGTACGCAAACAGGTACAGCGACGCCGCCTGCCCCGCGCCTCCACCCCGGGCCGCGGAGCGGGCGGCGACCCAACCGGATGCGACACCGTGCGCGGCGAAGAACCCCGCCGTCAGCACCACCATCCCGATGATGACCACCGCCAGCGGCCGGAACGCCATGAGTCCCAGCCCCGCGAGACACACCACCACGGCCCATGGCACGACGCGGCGCCGATCGTGCCGGTCCGCGAGCCGGCCGGCGTACGAGCTCGAGAACGAGCCCACCGCATAACTCAGGAACACCATGGAGGCCAAGGTGAGCGGCAACGAATAGGGCGGTCCCTCCAGGCGGAATCCCACCGCGTTGTAGACCGCCACGAATCCGCCCATCAGCGTCCCCGACAGGCCATAGAGGGCCAACAGGGCCGGATCCGACAACGCCTTGCGGAACAGCCCCGCAATCTGGGCCGGCCTCGGCGCCACCGGCCGGAAGTTGCGCGACTTCGGCAGCAACACCAGCACCGTCACCGCACACGCGAGCCCCAGCAGCCCGATCACCGCGGTCGCCCAGCGCCAGCCGAGCAGGTCGGCGACGGTGCCGACGATCAGGCGCCCGCTCATGCCGCCGAGGGCGGTGCCGCCGATATAGAGCCCGGTGGCGCGGGAGGCGGCGGAGGCGTGGACTTCCTCACGGAGGTACGCCGTCGCGACGGCCGGCAGGCCCGCCAAAGCAAACCCCTGCAAGGCCCGCAGGCCCAACAGGATCTCCCAGCTCGGCGCGAACGCACACGCAATCCCGACGGCGCTGGAGGCGAACAGCGACAGGTGCATCAGGCGGGTGCGGCCCCAGACCTCGGTCGCCGGGCCTGCGAGCAGCAGCGCGATTCCCAACCCGAAAGTCCCGAACGAGACGCTCAGCGTGGCGGTGGCGGCATCGACCCGGAATCGGGTGGCCAGCTCGGGCAGCAGGGGCTGCGGCACATAGAGCAACGCGAACGTCGCGAGACCCGCCAGGAACAGGGCGACAGTGATCCGACGATAGGCAGGATCGCCCGGGCGATGGCCCGGGACACGATCGGGGGTGCCGCCTGTGGTCAGTTCTCGCCTCCGCGGACGATGTTCTGGAGCGTGGTGAAGTTGCCGGGCGCGGCCCGATGGGCGTCATCGGCGAGGGAATGGAGATAGTCGAGAACGCGGACGTCCTCCTCCGGAGGCAACACCGCGAGCGTGCGCGCGATGGCGATCGCGGTGCGGGAGCTGTGCGCTGCATTCCACAGCAGCTCGGAGGCGGGCAGCTTGGCCGAGGCCTTTTTCACCGTGCGGTTGTAGGTGGCGATCTCGCCTTCGATGTCCATGAGGGCCCGGGCATGATCGTCGTGGACCTGCAACACATGTTCGGCCTGGGCCGCACCCTGACGCATCCGCGCCATCAGCGAGAGGGCGGCCGCGACCACGGCGACGCCGATCATGAATCCGAAGATCAGGACAGGCGAGACGAACTGGTTGTCGAAGACGGTGGTGATCCACCACCCGGCACCGGCACCGACGGCGAGGAGCAGCGCCGTGGGCAGGGCCACCTGCCCGAAAAGTACGCGCGGGTTGAACGGCGCGAACGTCAGCGAGGCCACGCGTCGGTGGCGGCGGCTGAGGCCCGGATTGGTCATGGTCCACACCGGCCCGCCCGAACCCCGGGTCACCCAGCGCGTCGCCCGCAACGGCGGAAGCTTCTCGGTCGACGGCGGCCGGGGCGGCTGGGCATTCGGATCGATCAGGACTGTCCGGCCATCCATGACAACCCCTCTCCTTCGGCTGCGGCAACGTCGTTCAGCGTACCCCCGGGAGGATCGTGACCCCGCGACTCGGTCAGTCCGCGGCGTCGTTGCCGAACGGTGACTTGGCAAGTTCCGGAAACTGCTTACCGCCCTGAGCTTTCTCAAGTTGAATCAGGGTCACCCAAGGGTCCGGACGACCGCCCGAACCCTCCCGGGGAGCAGCTCGGCAACGATGCCGATCAGCCGCGGAAGGAGAACTGATGTCGACCCCCACTTCGACGGCGCCACCGCCCAGCACGCAGAAGCTGTCCAACGGGCGCGTGATCTCGTATGCCCTCGGCGATGTCGCCAACAACCTGTCGTTCATGATGACGTCGCTGTTCCTGATGGCGTACATGACCGATATCGCCGGACTGACCGGTGCGATGGCCGGCACGATCTATGGCGTCACCAAGATCTGGGCCGGCATTTCCGACCTCATCGCGGGCCAGACCGTTGACCGGGCCAACACCCGATGGGGTCGCCTCCGCCCCTGGTTGCTGTGGGGCAGCTTCCCCCTGGCAGCCGTGCTGGTTGCACTGTTCAGCACCCCGGCGAGCCTGTCACCCGCGGCGACGATCGCCTGGATCCTCCTGCTCGACTGCGCCTTCCAGCTCTGCTATTCGTTCGTCAACATTCCCTATGGTTCGCTGTCCGCGGCCATGACCCAGAGTGCGGTCGATCGCTCCCGGCTCGCCGGTGCGCGCTCCATCGCCTCCTCGATCACCGGTGTCGTCCTCGCGATCGCTGTTGCTCCGCAGTTCGGCAAGGACGTGCTGGCCAACACCCCCGAGGGCGAGCTCCGGCTGAAGTTCACCATCGTGATCGCGATCGTTGCCGCGGTCGCCGTGGTGCTCTATCTGATCTGCTTCGCCAACACCCGCGAGACCGTGCAGCGGCCTCCGGGCAAGGTGAAGATGTCCGAGACCTTCAAGATGATCGGCAAGAACCAGCCGCTGCTCGTGCTCTGCCTCGGCGCGGTGTTCCTGCTGGGCGCGATGTTCACGCTGATGGCTGTCCAGATGTACTACGCCCGCACCGTTCTCGGTGGCGCAGCCAACTTCATCTGGCTGCAGCTCGGCAACACGGTCGGCACGATCCTCATCGCCTCGTTCGTGCCAGCCATCACCCGCAAGCTGGGAAAGCGGATCGGCTATGTGATGTGCGCGATGGTCGCGATCGTGGCCTATCTGATCATCGCCAATGTGCCGGGGCCGGGCGCTGACGGCTCGCGCTCCGCCGCCCTCGCGGTCGCCATCGGTGCCTTCGTCATCTACGGCATCGGTGTCGGCGGCACCAACGCCCTCATGTTCTCCATGCAGGCCGATACGGTCGACTACGGGGAATGGAAGTCCGGCACCCGGGCCGAGGGCGCGGCGTACTCGATCCTGTCGTTCGTCCGGAAGGTCGGCCAGGGCGTCGGCGGCTGGGTCGGTGGCATCGTGATCGGCATGTATGGCTATACCAACGACCCGGCGAGGCTCGCTGATCCGGAGGTGGCCAGGTCGGTCGAGCAGGGCATTCGCGTTGCCGCCGGCTATGTTCCCGCTGGGTTCGCCGTGCTCGCCGCTCTGGTGATCTTCTTCTATCCGCTCACGGCTGCGAAGCACGCCGATATCGTGCGCGACCTGCTCGCGCGGCGTACGCAGGCGAGCGTGGCCGACGCCGACTCCGAGGTTGTCGACATCAACACGGCCGGCATGCTCGTTGCGAAGCGTCCGGTCATCACGATCAACCAGCAGTACGGTGCCGGGGGCATCTATGTCGGTGAGCGGGTCGCCGAACGGCTGGGCGTACCCTTCGTCGGCTCCCGCTTCACCTCCAAGGAGCTCGAGAGCATCGACCAGGCCGCCGAGGCCGAACCGACGATGAACCGGTGGCTGTGGGACTTCGCCCACACCAGCAATGCCGACATCGACGCTGCTGTCCGGGCGGACGCCGAGTCGAACACGCGGGTCGTGCGGCAGAACACCGAGGAGAT
Coding sequences:
- a CDS encoding glycoside-pentoside-hexuronide (GPH):cation symporter; this translates as MSTPTSTAPPPSTQKLSNGRVISYALGDVANNLSFMMTSLFLMAYMTDIAGLTGAMAGTIYGVTKIWAGISDLIAGQTVDRANTRWGRLRPWLLWGSFPLAAVLVALFSTPASLSPAATIAWILLLDCAFQLCYSFVNIPYGSLSAAMTQSAVDRSRLAGARSIASSITGVVLAIAVAPQFGKDVLANTPEGELRLKFTIVIAIVAAVAVVLYLICFANTRETVQRPPGKVKMSETFKMIGKNQPLLVLCLGAVFLLGAMFTLMAVQMYYARTVLGGAANFIWLQLGNTVGTILIASFVPAITRKLGKRIGYVMCAMVAIVAYLIIANVPGPGADGSRSAALAVAIGAFVIYGIGVGGTNALMFSMQADTVDYGEWKSGTRAEGAAYSILSFVRKVGQGVGGWVGGIVIGMYGYTNDPARLADPEVARSVEQGIRVAAGYVPAGFAVLAALVIFFYPLTAAKHADIVRDLLARRTQASVADADSEVVDINTAGMLVAKRPVITINQQYGAGGIYVGERVAERLGVPFVGSRFTSKELESIDQAAEAEPTMNRWLWDFAHTSNADIDAAVRADAESNTRVVRQNTEEIIDHVKDDGGVILGRDATRVLAYMRGAYHVRLEAPVRVRIDRAAESAGISREVAAQRQSREDRMRNEMSARLMKYDATDPQYYDAVINTGDTSLDDVVDRIVADYRAKYPDLNN
- a CDS encoding DoxX family protein → MSGFLQVLRDLALLIARVALGLALVFRGWRRWTGEGGMQAQIDWLRQFGTPQPELLAWGATLLEIIGGVFLVFGLLTPVVALAIVVQQGLVISYTRWFRGPWLENGGYEYNVIQACLALLLAVFGAGRLAIDRLFRRNKDTGDSLLDDDFGTTRRPPATDSGPA
- a CDS encoding DUF2277 domain-containing protein, producing the protein MCRNIRTLHNFEPPATDEEVAAAALQYVRKIAGTTKPSQTNQEAFDRAVAAVTEITRQLVDELVTTAPPKNRAEEAAKAKERSRARFG
- a CDS encoding response regulator transcription factor, producing the protein MSRTDDRLTRPDGSPIRVLTVDDEASITDLLSMAMRYEGWDVSTAGSGNEAVRVARSVQPDVLVLDMMLPDFDGLEVMRRIRAFQPDVPVIFLTARDEVADRVHGLTAGGDDYVTKPFSLEELIARTRGILRRAGATLPRDDSVLVVGDLTLDEDSHEVSRAGEEIQLTATEFELLRYLMRNPRRVLSKAQILDRVWNYDFGGQANVVELYISYLRKKIDLNRPPMIHTMRGAGYVLRPAA
- a CDS encoding PadR family transcriptional regulator, translated to MEKIRMSTTTKLVLQVLLDHDEAYGLEICQAAGLATGTVHPILARLERAGWATSQWEDIDPSAEARPARRYYRLTPEGAPAATRALAKSPAPGASRRIVTPLVAPFGSA
- a CDS encoding ATP-binding protein produces the protein MAQHGSPGPPAREPSPLGPGTLGRRLLVRTVLLVTLVAVGLSASTLLATGESLMRSVDRQLDAAFQRQDRRIQNHSDDGFIQLPPGQAAGTIVLNIHGDEVLAGILTDSGRGVERLDVRAARTLVALPADGTPRTVRLEGYGPYRAMALPVGGSIRVVALPLNEVMHALEEMLGLAITLTLIALAVAALVLRTVVVRSLAPLNRLAGTANRVSGLELSRGEVELRERVAPEDADPCSEVGRVGQALNHLLGRVEGALAARQASETRVRQFVADASHELRNPLAAILGYAELGRRMKGELPTDAAHAMERTHAEAERMSHLVEDLLLLARLDSRPDLELGPVDVGEIVLNATSDAQAAEPDHDWGIDVPETPVVARVDRHRFHQVVANLLANAGRHTPAGTEVTMAVRAEGPWVVVTVTDNGPGIPPEIRDSVFERFTRADAARSRSGRSKDSTGLGLAIVAAVMEAHGGSATVDSAPGRTVFTLRFPRA
- a CDS encoding MFS transporter yields the protein MTVALFLAGLATFALLYVPQPLLPELATRFRVDAATATLSVSFGTFGLGIALLLAGPATEVWGRTRLMHLSLFASSAVGIACAFAPSWEILLGLRALQGFALAGLPAVATAYLREEVHASAASRATGLYIGGTALGGMSGRLIVGTVADLLGWRWATAVIGLLGLACAVTVLVLLPKSRNFRPVAPRPAQIAGLFRKALSDPALLALYGLSGTLMGGFVAVYNAVGFRLEGPPYSLPLTLASMVFLSYAVGSFSSSYAGRLADRHDRRRVVPWAVVVCLAGLGLMAFRPLAVVIIGMVVLTAGFFAAHGVASGWVAARSAARGGGAGQAASLYLFAYYLGSSIFGSIAGIAWTQAHWWGVTLLVGVLWGVALVLTLLLRRIPSVLT